One genomic region from Bactrocera tryoni isolate S06 chromosome 3, CSIRO_BtryS06_freeze2, whole genome shotgun sequence encodes:
- the LOC120770305 gene encoding odorant receptor 88a, translating to MAPQQEGFGAKSKLCAIDDLCAIEHPYQRYLGLKYVEFKRINGRFVIPKSNILNFWLFLAVVDCTGNVIKTAIAINDRDVTKAQEVFAVFGMGLVMTMRGFMLGLNRGKILKMYNAIDRIFPRSEHLQQHMEVEKVHYYLKKRFFYLHTFLTVSVCGFIFMPFVKFMAFHGFKSDAPVSEEFHVNASWLPFGVKDKVSTYPYIYVYELFLATAASHMLVVWDQIFVILISQLCMYYEYLGKLLAEMNVQDTMDPTKADGVYKQLHDYIYIHQYLNNLAVELNDLFNFSILSSDAGIAISICFNVVLITEGKNNLQIINYTIPLFVEVWLIYDASKWGTMLETVTARINERIYEQQWYDSSVRFGKYTLMWIQSTNEPFRLTVFNMFYVNMKHFQDMMMLAYQLLTFLKAKG from the exons ATGGCGCCGCAGCAGGAAGGGTTTGGCGCGAAATCGAAACTTTGCGCAATCGATGATCTCTGCGCCATTGAGCATCCGTATCAACGTTATCTCGGCCTTAAATACGTAGAATTTAAGCGTATTAATGGACGTTTCGTAATACCGAAATCAAATATACTAAACTTTTGGCTTTTTCTGGCAGTGGTGGACTGCACGGGTAATGTCATTAAGACTGCCATAGCCATCAACGACAGGGATGTTACTAAAGCACAGGAAGTCTTCGCCGTTTTCGGTATGGGCTTGGTAATGACGATGCGTGGCTTTATGTTGGGACTAAATCGTGGTAAAATCTTGAAAATGTACAATGCCATCGATCGTATATTTCCACGTAGCGAACATCTGCAGCAACATATGGAAGTCGAGAAAGtgcattattatttaaaaaaacgtttCTTCTACCTCCATACGTTTTTGACGGTTTCCGTGTGCGGCTTCATCTTTATGCCGTTTGTGAAATTTATGGCATTTCACGGTTTCAAATCAGACGCGCCTGTGAGCGAAGAATTTCATGTGAATGCTTCGTGGTTACCGTTTGGCGTCAAAGATAAGGTTTCTACTTATCCctacatatacgtatatgaaCTGTTTCTAGCTACGGCAGCGTCTCATATGCTAGTCGTTTGGGATCAAATATTTGTGATTTTAATTTCacagttatgtatgtattacgAGTATTTGGGTAAACTTTTGGCGGAAATGAATGTGCAGGATACCATGGATCCCACAAAGGCGGATGGAGTCTACAAGCAGCTACAcgactacatatatatacatcaATATCTGAATAA TTTGGCCGTCGAATTGAATgacttgtttaatttttcaatattatccTCGGATGCGGGCATCGCTATATCCATATGTTTCAATGTGGTTCTAATTACCGAGGGTAAAAACAATTTGCAAATCATAAATTACACTATACCATTATTCGTAGAGGTTTGGTTGATCTACGATGCCTCCAAGTGGGGTACCATGCTGGAGACAGTG aCTGCCCGCATAAATGAAAGAATCTACGAACAGCAGTGGTATGACAGCTCGGTACGTTTCGGCAAATATACGTTGATGTGGATACAAAGCACGAATGAACCGTTCCGATTAACTGTTTTTAATATGTTCTATGTCAATATGAAGCATTTCCAAGAC aTGATGATGTTAGCTTATCAATTGCTCACATTTTTGAAGGCAAAAGGTTAA